In Rhizobium sp. BG4, the genomic stretch CGAGTTCTTCTACGGGCCGCAAGAGCGGCGCGACGCCTTTCTGCGGGCATTGGAAGGGCCTGACGTGATGTTTCGCGACAGCTCGCCGAAGAATGCCGAGAATATCGACAATTGCATCTGCCCGGTCGTTCATCTGCCCGACAGTTTCGACTCCTATCTCGACACCAGCATGAGCAGCCAGACGCGGCAGAAGCTGCGCCGCTTCATGCGCAAGGTCGAGGCCGACGAGAACTACCGGATCACCATGGCAACGCCGCAGACGATCGAGCGCGATCTCGACATTCTCTTCAGGTTCTGGCGGATCAAGTGGCTTGCCAAGAAGGGCGAGGAACGGACCGACCGGCTGATCGCCGGGACGCGGACCCTGCTGATGGACAGCTTTGCGACGGGCAATCTCGATGTTCCCGTCCTCTGGTATGGCGACCGGCCGCTCGGCGTGCTGGCCAACATGATCGACCGGCAGAAGAAGTCGGTCCTATTCTATATCACGGGCCGAGACGAGGAGTGGAAGACGCCCTCTCCCGGTCTCATCCTGCATGCCCACTGCATCCGCAAGGCGATCGCCGAGGGTTTCAAGACCTACGACTTCCTGCGCGGCACCGAGCCCTATAAGTACATGTTCGGGCCACAGGAGCGGCAGCTCTCCTGCACCATCTTCCGCAGCCGCACCGGCCGCAATCTCGGCGAGGTCATCAATCGGCGCAGCGTCGATTTCATCTATGAGCGGGCGCTCGACATGTACCGGCGCGGCGACAAGGCCTATGCGGAGGCCGCCTTCAAGCAGCTGCTCGCCACCGTGCCCGGCCATATCGGCGCCGAATTCGGGCTCGCGAGCCTGACCTTCGACCGCGGCATGCTACCGGAGGCCGAAGCCGCTTTCACAGCGCTGATCGGCCGCGTCAAGGATCCCGCCCCCGTCTATCTGAAGCTCGGCGAGACACAGCTGGCGCTCGGCACCTATGACCAGGCGGCCAAGACCTTCGGCAAGATCATCCAGATCGCGCCCTATGATGCACAGGCCTATTACAAGCAGGGCGTGGCGCTGGCCGGCGCCGGGCGGAAGGACGAGGCCACCCGCTCCTTCTCGATGATCGAGCAATTCAACTACGACGACCCAAAGCAGCAGGCCTATGCCGAGAAGGCGCGCGATGCCCTGCGCCGGATCGTCACCGAGCAGGGGCCGGAGCCGAAGGTACGGGCGAAGAAAGCCAAGCAGGCGAAGCGGGTGCTGCCGCTACCGTCACGGCCGAAATTCGAGCGGGAGCCGGCCTTCTCCTGATCGTGGTGCGAAGCCCTGCCTTTTTGAACGCGGGAGTTTCCTGCGCTGACGAGGCGTGATAATCAGCCGCCCATGACCAAGACCTCTTCCCACTCCCCTATCCATGTCATCGGCGGCGGCCTCGCAGGCTCCGAAGCCGCCTGGCAGATCGCCAATGCCGGCGTTCCCGTTGTCCTGCACGAGATGCGCGGCGTTCGCGGCACCGATGCGCACAAGACGGATAGCCTTGCCGAGCTCGTCTGCTCCAACTCCTTCCGCTCCGACGATGCGACCAGCAATGCCGTTGGCGTCATCCATGCGGAAATGCGCATGGCCGGTTCGCTGATCATGGCCTGCGCCGACAAGCATCAGGTTCCCGCAGGAGGCGCGCTTGCCGTCGACCGCGACGGCTTTGCGGAAGCCGTGACCAAGGCGATCGAGGAGCATCCGCTCGTCACCGTTGTTCGCGAGGAAGTCGCCGGGCTGCCGCCGAAGGAATGGGATCAGGCGATCATCGCCACCGGCCCGCTGACGGCGCCGTCACTTGCTGAAGCCATCCAGGCCGAGACCGGCGCCGATGCACTCGCCTTCTTCGATGCCATCGCGCCGATCGTCTATCGCGAGAGCATCGACATGGATATCTGCTGGTATCAGTCGCGCTACGACAAGGTCGGCCCCGGCGGTACCGGCAAGGACTATATCAACTGCCCGATGACCGAAGAGCAGTACAATGCCTTCGTAGACGCGCTGATCGCCGGCGACACCGTCGGCTTCAAGGAATGGGAAGGCACGCCCTATTTCGACGGCTGCCTGCCGATCGAGATCATGGCCGAGCGCGGTCGCGAGACCTTGCGTCATGGGCCGATGAAGCCGATGGGCCTCACCAACGCCCATAACCCGACCGTAAAGGCCTATGCCGTCGTGCAGCTGCGCCAGGACAATGCGCTGGGCACGCTCTACAATATGGTCGGCTTCCAGACGAAGCTGAAATACGGCGCGCAGGCGGATATCTTCCGGATGATCCCCGGCCTGGAGAATGCCGAGTTCGCCCGCCTCGGCGGCCTGCACCGCAACACCTATATCAATTCGCCGACGCTGCTCGACCACTCGCTGACGCTGAAGTCGCGCCCCGGCCTGCGTTTTGCCGGTCAGATCACCGGCTGCGAAGGCTATGTCGAAAGCGCCAGCGTCGGTCTTCTGGCCGGACGCTTCGCGGCTGCTGAGCGCAAGGGCGAAGCGGTATCGCTGCCGCCCGTCACGACGGCGCTCGGATCTCTGCTCGGCCATATCACCGGCGGCCATCTGGTGACTGACGAGGAACCGGGCAAGCGGTCCTTCCAGCCGATGAACATCAATTTCGGACTGTTCCCAGAGCTGCAGCCGGGCTCGATCGTCAAGCCGGAGGGCGTCAAGCGCTTCCGCGGCAAGGACAAGACGATCATGAAGCGTCAGCTGATCGCGAAGCGGGCGCTTGCCGATTGCGCCGCGTGGCTCGGCCAGAACGTACTGCTCGCCGAAAGCGCCTGATCAGAGATCAATGATTGTTGGCTGCCGGCTCTTCGGCCGGCGGCAGCACCAGATCGGCATCGGCAACATAATTGCCGAGCAGCCAGAGCGAGACTTCGGACGCCTCCTTGGCGGAAACGAATTCGAAGGTGCCGTTCTGATGCGGATGGTCGAGGAAATCGATCACCAATCCCTTGCCCGTTTCCGAGCTTGCAACACGGACCCTGCCCGGCTGAAGCACGTGGCAGGAGAAGTGGCGGTGCATGCTGCGCATGAAACCGGCCTTGTTGTCATGCAGGCGCACGAAGACCACCTGGCCGTCGGCCGTTGCCTGCAGCTGGCGGATCGCCTCGTGCGGGAAGGCGCGATTGAACTCGAGGATCGCCAGACCCATGTCGCGCAAACCCTCTTCATCGCGGTTCTGCGATGCCATCCGCGTCGCCACGAAGGCAAGGAGGAACAGGGCTGCGAAAATGACGATCCAGACGATGATGCTCAACGCCGTTCTCCAAAAGGACTTGCGGTTGCCGCCTTATAATGCCTGAGCCTTGCGCGAGTTTGAACTCGGCTCAGATTTTCTTGCGCATCATCGCCATGGTCATGGCGAATTGGCGGCGCCATTGGGCGGATTGCAGCGGCTGGTCGAAGAGCCCTGCCCCTGCCTTCTGCGCCTTCTTCAGCACCGGCTCGGCGATCGTCGCCGGCAGGAAGGCCGGGAAGACGCTTGCCGGAAGCGTTGCCGCCCGTGCCTTAGCCAGATGATCGCGGCCAAGACCGGCGAAGGCCTCGATGGCCGCCGAAATCCTTGCCTTGTCCTCGCCCGCAAGGAAGCTGTCGCGGTCGAGGCCGGTGGCGCTCAGGATTTCAAGCGGGATATAGACCTGCCCGCGGTGGCGGTGCAGCGGCATCAACAGCAGCATGCCGGCGATCGCCTGCGCGACGCCTGCATGGCCTGCCGCATCGGCAGACTTCGCGGCATCCTCGGGCGACAGGACGAGGCTTGCTAGCTGGATCAGCGCCGAGGCGGTTTCGCCTGCATAGCCTTCCAGCGCACTGCGGCTTTCCATCGGATCGTCATAGAGATCGAAGATGCGCGCCTCGATCATGTTGATCAGCGTCTGGCGCGGCAGTCGGTGCGCCTCGATGGCGGTCAGCAGTTCGGCGGCAACCGGATTGGCTTCGGTCGAGCCATGGGCGCTGCCTTCGAGGAGGTCGCGCCAATATTGCATGCGCACTTCGCCTGGCAGCGGCTCATGGACGAGATCGCGCACCTTGGCGAGTTCGGCATTGAAGGCATAGAGGGCAACGAGTGCGGCGCGCTTGTCCTCCGGCGACAGCAGGCTCGCGAGATAGCGGTCGCGATCATTGTCGCGCAGCATCGCCAGGCAGATCTCCTGGTTTCCAGGCTTCGTCTCGGACATGGTCAGACCGCGATCAATGCCGCTGCGACTGCGCGGGATTCGGCAAGCATGATGTTGTAGGTGCGAACCGCAGCGCCGGTGCTCATCGGATCCGACGAGATGCCTCGCGCCTTCAGTGCCTGCTTCAGTTCCGGCGGCAGGCGGCGAAGTTCCGTACCGGTGCCGACCAGCAGCACCTCGATATCGCCGGCTTCATCGAGAACCTTCGTGAAATTCTCGACCGACAGCGGCTTGGTCATATCCATATCCCAGCCGTGGATGCCCGAGGGCAGGCACAGGATGGAGCCGCGATGCGACATGTCGGCGAAGCGGAAGCCGCCATTGCCATAGGTGTCGATGGGCGCGCGGCCCGGGAAATGGGCCTCGCGGATTTCGATGCCTTTTGCCATGATTTTAGACTGTGGCCTTTCCAGGTGTGCCGCCGGCCGTCTCGTTCTCATCCTCGTCGTCGTAGGATTTCGGGCGAAGCCTGAAGAGAATCAGGACCGGCGCAGCAATATAGATGGAGGAGAAGGTGCCGACGGCAACGCCAAAGAGCATCACCAGCGCGAAGGGCCGGATCACCTCGCCGCCGAACAGCGTCAGCGCCAGGAGCGCGAGCAGCGTCGTTGCGGCCGTCAGGATGGTGCGCGACAGCGTCTGGTTGATCGAGGCGTCGATCAGGATCGGCAACGGCATGCGCGTATAGCGTTTCAGGTTTTCGCGCATGCGGTCGTATACGACGACGGTATCATTCAGCGAATAGCCGACAATGACGAGCAGCGCCGCGATGCTGGTCAGATTGAACTCGATGCCGGTCACCACGAAGAAGCCGAGGGTCAGGATGACGTCGTGCAGTGTGGCGATGATCGCGCCGATCGCGAACTGCCACTCGAAGCGGATCCAGATATAGATCAGGATTGCCAGCAGCGACGCGAGAACGCCGAGCGTCGCGGTGCGAGCAAGCTCGCCCGACACGGCCGGGCCGACCACTTCCAAACGGCGGAAATCATACTCGTCCTGCAATTCGCTGCGCACCAGCGAGATCGCCGACTGCTCGGCATTGTCGCCACCGCCCTGCGACTGCAGGCGGATCATGGCACTGGCCGGATCGCGCAGCCGCTTGACCTCGACATCGCCGAGATTGAGCTCGCTGAGACGCGAGCGGATATCGTCAGCATCGGCAGTACCGTCCTTCGAGCGGGCCTCGATCAGCGAGCCGCCGGTGAAGTCGACGCCGAGATGCATGCCTGCGGTCGCGACACCCAGCATGCAGACGAGCGAGAGGGCTGCAAGCGCCGTGAAAGTGTAGCGGCGGATGCCGATGAACCGGACTGCGGTACCGTCGAAGACATCCGTATGGACGCTCTTCGGCAGGTGCCTCAAGCGGCGGCGGCGCACCCATGCCTCGACCAGTGGACGGGTGAAAAGGAATGCGGTGAAAGCCGTGGTGATGATCCCGGCCGCCAGCGTCACGGCAAAGCCGCGGATGGCGTCGCTGCCGAGATAGAAGAGGATGGCGGCGGCCACCAGCATGGTGATGCTGGCATCGACGACGGTCATGAAGGCGCGCGAATAGCCGGCGGAAATGGCCTGATCCAGATGCAGGCCGGCCTTCAGCTCCTCGCGGATACGCTCATAGATCAGCACGCAGGCATCGACGGCGATGCCGATCATCAGGACCATGCCCGCAAGGCCGGGCAGCGTCAGCGGCGCCCCGAAAACGGTGAGCACTGCGACGATCATCAAAAGGTTGACCAGCAGGGCAACGCTGGCGATGACGCCAAGCATGCCGTAGAGACCGATCATCAGCCCGGCCACCAGTACGGCGCCGATAATGCCGGCGATCAGGCCGGCATGGATCGCATCACCGCTGAGGCCCGGATCGATCGTCCGCTCCTCGACGATGGTGAGCGCCGCAGGCAGAGGGCCGGAGCGCAGCATGGCGGCGAGGTCTTCGCTTTCGTCGGGCGAATAGTTCAGCGGAATGCGGCTACTGTCACCGACCGGCAGCTTGCTGAGCTCGGGTGCGGTCAGCACCTGATCGTCAAGCAGGATCGCCAGCGTGCGCCCGGCATTCTTCTCGACCAGATCGGTAAAGCGGCGCGAGCCGTCGAGATTGAAATTGAAGGTCAGGAAGGACGTATCCGGCGTCGGGCCTGGTTCGATGGCGAAATCGCCGAGATCGGACGCATGCAGCACTTCGGCCCGCTCAACGAGATAGGCGATCGGCGGGTCATCCTGCGAATAGACGATCTCGGATCCGGGCGGCACGCTGCCGGCCATCGCATCCTGTGCGCTGACGCTCGAATCGACGAGGCGGAAGGTCAGCTTGCCCGGCTGGCTCAGCAGGTCCTTGAAACGCTGCGGATCGCCGAGGCCCGGGATCTGGACGACCAGCCGGTCGCGGCCCGCCGGCGTGATGATGGGATCGATGCCGCCGGCTTCGATGGCGCGGTGCGCAACGATCGCGACCGAGCGCTCCAGCGCCGAGGCGAGCGTACGATCGATCGCCTTGTCGCTGATCTGCAGGTTGATCTGGCCGTCATTCGCCTTGGCAATTGCGATATCGGGATCGGGAACGCCGCCCGCCGGCACGGCGAGCGGTGCGAGCAGAGACAACGCACGATCGGTCTGGGCGGCGTCGGTAATGCGGACCTGGACCGTCTGAGCGTTTCCGGCAAGTCCGGTATAGCGGATATTGGCATCGCGCAGGCGCGTGCGGACGCTGGCAACGGTGCTCTCAAGCCGGCTCTGGACGATATCGGCGCGGTCGATCTTGACGACGAGATAGGCGCCGCCCCTGAGATCGAGGCCCGGCGTCAGTGCCTTTTGCGGCAGCCATTGCGGCAGGGAAGCAAGTGTATTGGGGGAGAAAAGATTTGGCGCGGCGGCCAGTGCCGCCGCGACGATGGCAAACCAGATCAGAAGAGTTTTCCAAAGGGAAAATTGACGCATTCTGCCTTTCCGATCTGGCTGCCGAAAGCAATGTTATGCAGCGTCGGCCTTGACCGGCTCGCCCTTGACGCGAACATCGGCGATACCGCTGCGGACGACGCGAACGCGTACGCCCTCAGCAATTTCCACTTCAACTTCCTTGTCGTCAACGACCTTCGTGACCTTGCCGACGAGACCACCGGCGGTAACGACCTGGTCGCCGCGGCGGATTGCGGAAAGCGTGTCGGCGCGCTTCTTGGCCTGGGCGCGCTGCGGACGGATCAGCAGGAAATACCAGACGACCATCAGCGGCACGAACAGGATGATCATTTCGAAGCCGGAGCCGAATGGCGACGCGGCAGTATCCGTTGCGGCCTGGGCAAATGCCGGGGTGATGAACATTGATAAACTCCTCAGCTGCGGGCGGCGAAATTCCGCCTCTCTTTTCAGTGGCCGGACTATAGTTGCGGTAAGAACGAATGCAACAAAAACAGCCGTGAGGCGTACCGAATCCGCTGCCTGATAACCTTTCGGCTGTGGAAAGGCCATGCTACCCCGCCACGAAGGACGACAGGCGGTCTCCGGCCGCACGAAATTCAGGAGGACATCGCATGACTGACGAGATCAACAGCGTCATTCTGCAGGAGCTCAAGAAGCTGACGGCGGCGTCGAACGGCTGGCCGGTCCGCCACCGGCGGTCAATGACTGGACGGCGGCAGACTGTTTCGTCTGGTCGCCCGCCCGCCAGCATCTGCAACCCGTCGCGCGGCCGAACCGCGTGGCGCTGAAGCTGATCCGTGGCGTCGATCATGTCCGCGACATCCTGCACGAGAACACCGTGCGCTTCGCCGACGGTTTCCCCGCCAATAACGTGCTTCTCTGGGCGCGCGGGGCATGGGCAAGTCGTCGCTCGTCAAGGCGGTCCATGAAGATGTCCGCCGTGAAAGCGGTGTGTCGCTGAAGCTCGTCGAGGTTCACCGCGAAGATATTGCCAGCCTGCCCGCCCTGCTCGACCTGATGAAGGATGTGCCGCACCGGATCATCGTGTTCTGCGACGACCTCTCCTTCGATCATGACGATACCGCCTACAAGTCGCTGAAGGCAGCGCTCGACGGCGGTGTCGAGGGGCGGCCGGACAATGTGCTGTTCTACGCGACCTCGAACCGCCGCCACCTTCTGCCGCGCCATATGATGGAGAACGAGCAGTCGACGGCGATCAACCCGTCGGAAGCGGTCGAGGAGAAGGTCTCGCTGTCTGATCGCTTCGGCCTATGGCTCGGCTTCCACAAGTGCAGCCAGGAAGATTACCTGACAATGATCGACGGCTATGCCGATCACTTCAAGCTGCCGCTCGAGCGCGAGAAGCTGCATGCCGAGGCGCTGGAATGGGCGACGACCCGCGGCGCCCGCTCCGGCCGTGTTGCCTGGCAATACGTGCAGGACCTCGCCGGGCGCATGCGTATCAACCTCGCCCGCGATTGAGACGAGACAGTCCCCATAACGCAAAAAGCCCGGCTCGAAGCCGGGCTTTCGCATTTCCCCGTACGCGCTAACTATTCGAGGAACGTGATCGGATTGACCGGCGAAGCATCCTTGCGGACTTCGAAGTGGACCTGCGGCTGCTTGACGTTGCCGCTCATGCCGGAGACCGCGACGGTCTGGCCGCGCTGGATCTTCTGGCCGCGGGTAACGCTCAGCGTATCGGCATTGCCGTAGACGGTGACGGTGCCGTCGTCGTGGCGGACGAGAACCGTGTTGCCGAGTTCCTTCAGGCCGTTGCCGGCATAGATGACGACGCCGTTTTCGGCGGCCTTGATCGGCGTGCCCTGCGGAACCGAGATGTCGATACCGTCGTTGCGGCTACCGTTAACGTTGGCGCCGTAGGCGGCAATGACCGCACCGCGAACCGGCCAGCGATACTTGCCGATACCCGTTGCTTCAGGAGCAGCGGAGGCGACATCGGACTTCTTCTCGACTTCGTCGACGGTCTGCGTCGCAGCCGGTGCCTTGTAGGCGGCAGGCTGGTTCGATGCGGTTTCGGTTGCCGCCGGAGCAGCAGCCTTCGGCTCGGCGGCCTTGGCCGGGATCGAAGCCGTCTTCATCTGGTCGGCACCGGCAGAGCCGCCCGGAATGGTCAGCGTCTGACCGATGCGGATCGAGCTTGCCTGCAGGTTGTTTGCGGACTTGATGGCATCGACGCTGGCGCCGGTCGACTTGGCGATCTTGGCAAGCGAGTCACCCTGCTTGACCGTGTAGCTGCCGCTGCCGGCCGGAGCCTTGCCACCAGCTGCCGCAACCTTGCCCATGGCACCGTCGGCAGTGACCTGCGACTTGTCGCGGACCGTGTTGGCGCCCGGCAGAACGGCAACGTTCTGTTCCGGTGCCTTGTAGGGCTCGGGCGCCTTGCCCTGCTTGGAAAGGTCAGCCGTCTGCGCCGCCGACTTCGCAGCATTGCTGCCGCCGTTGAAGGTCGGGATCAGGATCGTCTGGCCGGGCTGGATAGCCGAGGCAGACTTCATGTTGTTGACGCGGAGGATTTCCTTCTCCGGAACGCCGTAGCGGCGGGCGAGAACGGCGAGGCTTTCGCCCGGACGAACCGTGACCGACGGAGCGTTGGAGGAAGACCAGCCGCTTGCCTTCGGCGTGGAGCCGGTCGTCAGATTGTCCGGAGCCGCGAGCTTCGGTGCAGCCTGCATCTTGCGCGGAGCGGAAACCGAGGGCGATGCCGGGAACGGCTGAGCAAGCGCTTCCTGACGTTCGCGGGAAGCGGACGGTGCAGCGCCCGTCGGCGCCGAGAGCTCGGAACGCTGAACGGTGACCGGAGCCGATGCCATGCGGGCATTGGAGCGGATCGCGCCAGTCGAAGCCGGGTAAGGCTGATTGTAGGACTGGTTGTTATAGGCCTGATTGTTGTTGCCGTAGGAAGGCTGCATTGCGCCGCTGCCCTGCATGTCAGCCTGCGGAACCGGATCGCCCTGCAGACCGCTCATGCTGCGGCGCGGGACCGAACCCGTCGTCATCTGATCCTGACCGGAACTGAAAAGACCGCCGCTGAAGCGCGACACATCGGAACTGCAGCCTGTCGCCGCACTCGCCAGCAAGGCGACGGCCAGAAGATTGAAGGCCGACTTTCCGAACTTTGGCGAAACACAAAAACTCATGACACGACCCACTCACAACGCAACCATTTGTGGGAGTATTAAAGCGCGTTAGTATTACCACGCGGTTAAAGCGCTGGAATTGGAGCGTTTTTTTAGAGGAATTGATAACCATAGTTTTGCGGGTGAGAAATCGCAGCCCGCAGGGACCGGCGCGTAGCGCCTGAGATCAGAGCTGCGAAGCGAGCCGCGGAACGATGGGCAGGTAGGGAACGGTGAAGAGCTCTTCGCGCTCGAAGCGGCTGCCGGTCTTCGTCAGACGCACCATCCGGCACTCGTCATCCGAGATCATCAGCGGCGCGATCATGGAGCCGCCGGAGACCAGCTGGTCGGTGTAGAATCGCGGCATGGAGGCGAAAGCGGCGGTGACGAGAATACGGTCGAAGGTGCCCTCGCCCTGCAGGCCGTTGCTGCCATCGGCCTGGCGGACGATAATGTTGCGCAGGCTGAGCTGGTCCATGCGCTTCTGCGCGTTGACGACCAGCGTCTTGTAGCGGTCGATCGTCAGAACGCGCTCGGCCATGCGGCCCATGACGGCGGCCATGAAGCCGCTGCCCGTGCCAACTTCGAGCACGCGCTGGCCCGGCTTGACCTTCAGGTGATGCAGGATGCGGACGGCTGTATCGACACCTTCAACGAACGAACCGCATTCGATCGGGATCGTCCGCGTCGAATAGGCGTCTTCAGTAAATTGCGGCGGTACGAAGAGCGAGCGCGGCGTCTGCTCGACTGCGGTCAGCAGATCGATGTCGGAAATGCCTTCGGCGCGCAGCCGCAATACGAGGGCCGCAAAACCTTCCTTCTCGACCAGCCGTGCTGACAATGCCTGATTACTCCGTACCTGAAAGCGCCCGCTCCACGCGGTCCTTCACGGAATAATCGGTCAAATCCAGTTTCAAAGGTGTTACCGAAATCTTATTATGCTTCAAAGCGTGGATATCGGTGCCTGCGGCAAAGGCGCCGGCGCGCTCGCCGAACTTCAGCCAGTAATAGGGAAAGCCGCGGCCATCCGAGCGCGCATCGACCTGCAGGTTGAAGGCGAGCTTGCCCTGAGCGGTGACCTCGACGCCATCGACGTCATCCGGACGGCAGTTCGGGAAGTTGAGGTTCAGGAACGTGCCTTCGGGCAGATCGACCTTCATCAGCTTTTCGAGAAGTGCCGGCGCATGCGCCTCGCAGACTTCCCAAGGGACGATCCGCGCGCCATCGGCATAGACATAGGCCTGGCTCAACGCGAAGGAGCGCACGCCCTGCATCGTGCCTTCGATGGCGCCGGCGATGGTGCCGGAATAAGTCACATCGTCGGCGACATTCGAGCCGGAATTGACGCCTGACAGGATCAGGTCCGGCTTGATGTCCATGACCTGCTTGACGCCCATGATGACGCAATCGGTCGAGGTGCCGCGCAGGGCGAAATGTTTGTCGGAGACCTTGCGCAGCCTGAGCGGCTCGGAGAGGCTCAGCGAATGCGCCAGGCCGCTCTGGTCCGTTTCGGGTGCAACGATCCAGACGTCGTCGGACAGAGTGCGCGCAATCCGCTCAAGTGCTGCGAGGCCTTCGGCATGAATGCCATCGTCATTGGTGAGCAGAATGCGCATCTCTTCAAGCCGCCCGTTCGATCTTCTTCAAACCGCCCATATAGGGCAGCAGCACGTCCGGAATAGTCACCGAGCCGTCTTCGTTCAGGTAGTTCTCCAGAACGGCGATCAGGCAACGGCCGACGGCGGTGCCAGAGCCGTTCAGCGTGTGAACGAACTTCGTGCCCTTTTCGCCCTTGGCGCGGTAGCGGGCATCCATGCGGCGGCCCTGGAAATCGCCGCAGACCGAGCAGGACGAGATTTCGCGGAAGGTGTTCTGGCCGGGAAGCCAGACTTCCAGATCGTAGGTCTTGCGAGCGCCGAAGCCCATGTCGCCGGTGCAGAGCGTCATGGTGCGGAAATGCAGGCCGAGGCGCTTCAGAACCT encodes the following:
- a CDS encoding Mth938-like domain-containing protein; the encoded protein is MAKGIEIREAHFPGRAPIDTYGNGGFRFADMSHRGSILCLPSGIHGWDMDMTKPLSVENFTKVLDEAGDIEVLLVGTGTELRRLPPELKQALKARGISSDPMSTGAAVRTYNIMLAESRAVAAALIAV
- a CDS encoding LysM peptidoglycan-binding domain-containing protein; this encodes MSFCVSPKFGKSAFNLLAVALLASAATGCSSDVSRFSGGLFSSGQDQMTTGSVPRRSMSGLQGDPVPQADMQGSGAMQPSYGNNNQAYNNQSYNQPYPASTGAIRSNARMASAPVTVQRSELSAPTGAAPSASRERQEALAQPFPASPSVSAPRKMQAAPKLAAPDNLTTGSTPKASGWSSSNAPSVTVRPGESLAVLARRYGVPEKEILRVNNMKSASAIQPGQTILIPTFNGGSNAAKSAAQTADLSKQGKAPEPYKAPEQNVAVLPGANTVRDKSQVTADGAMGKVAAAGGKAPAGSGSYTVKQGDSLAKIAKSTGASVDAIKSANNLQASSIRIGQTLTIPGGSAGADQMKTASIPAKAAEPKAAAPAATETASNQPAAYKAPAATQTVDEVEKKSDVASAAPEATGIGKYRWPVRGAVIAAYGANVNGSRNDGIDISVPQGTPIKAAENGVVIYAGNGLKELGNTVLVRHDDGTVTVYGNADTLSVTRGQKIQRGQTVAVSGMSGNVKQPQVHFEVRKDASPVNPITFLE
- the secD gene encoding protein translocase subunit SecD; this translates as MRQFSLWKTLLIWFAIVAAALAAAPNLFSPNTLASLPQWLPQKALTPGLDLRGGAYLVVKIDRADIVQSRLESTVASVRTRLRDANIRYTGLAGNAQTVQVRITDAAQTDRALSLLAPLAVPAGGVPDPDIAIAKANDGQINLQISDKAIDRTLASALERSVAIVAHRAIEAGGIDPIITPAGRDRLVVQIPGLGDPQRFKDLLSQPGKLTFRLVDSSVSAQDAMAGSVPPGSEIVYSQDDPPIAYLVERAEVLHASDLGDFAIEPGPTPDTSFLTFNFNLDGSRRFTDLVEKNAGRTLAILLDDQVLTAPELSKLPVGDSSRIPLNYSPDESEDLAAMLRSGPLPAALTIVEERTIDPGLSGDAIHAGLIAGIIGAVLVAGLMIGLYGMLGVIASVALLVNLLMIVAVLTVFGAPLTLPGLAGMVLMIGIAVDACVLIYERIREELKAGLHLDQAISAGYSRAFMTVVDASITMLVAAAILFYLGSDAIRGFAVTLAAGIITTAFTAFLFTRPLVEAWVRRRRLRHLPKSVHTDVFDGTAVRFIGIRRYTFTALAALSLVCMLGVATAGMHLGVDFTGGSLIEARSKDGTADADDIRSRLSELNLGDVEVKRLRDPASAMIRLQSQGGGDNAEQSAISLVRSELQDEYDFRRLEVVGPAVSGELARTATLGVLASLLAILIYIWIRFEWQFAIGAIIATLHDVILTLGFFVVTGIEFNLTSIAALLVIVGYSLNDTVVVYDRMRENLKRYTRMPLPILIDASINQTLSRTILTAATTLLALLALTLFGGEVIRPFALVMLFGVAVGTFSSIYIAAPVLILFRLRPKSYDDEDENETAGGTPGKATV
- a CDS encoding GNAT family N-acetyltransferase, which codes for MRIDVIDTEAGFDGLREQWERVYGNDPYAQHFLSWIWLKPYLARRNRWFVLALREKPEGSPYVAFFPLRVVTQHDEKTGQFIDEIIMAGNCSADYTGFLAEPAYEQNAIEGFSQYLKQQNWTHLKVEFFYGPQERRDAFLRALEGPDVMFRDSSPKNAENIDNCICPVVHLPDSFDSYLDTSMSSQTRQKLRRFMRKVEADENYRITMATPQTIERDLDILFRFWRIKWLAKKGEERTDRLIAGTRTLLMDSFATGNLDVPVLWYGDRPLGVLANMIDRQKKSVLFYITGRDEEWKTPSPGLILHAHCIRKAIAEGFKTYDFLRGTEPYKYMFGPQERQLSCTIFRSRTGRNLGEVINRRSVDFIYERALDMYRRGDKAYAEAAFKQLLATVPGHIGAEFGLASLTFDRGMLPEAEAAFTALIGRVKDPAPVYLKLGETQLALGTYDQAAKTFGKIIQIAPYDAQAYYKQGVALAGAGRKDEATRSFSMIEQFNYDDPKQQAYAEKARDALRRIVTEQGPEPKVRAKKAKQAKRVLPLPSRPKFEREPAFS
- a CDS encoding protein-L-isoaspartate(D-aspartate) O-methyltransferase is translated as MSARLVEKEGFAALVLRLRAEGISDIDLLTAVEQTPRSLFVPPQFTEDAYSTRTIPIECGSFVEGVDTAVRILHHLKVKPGQRVLEVGTGSGFMAAVMGRMAERVLTIDRYKTLVVNAQKRMDQLSLRNIIVRQADGSNGLQGEGTFDRILVTAAFASMPRFYTDQLVSGGSMIAPLMISDDECRMVRLTKTGSRFEREELFTVPYLPIVPRLASQL
- a CDS encoding phytoene/squalene synthase family protein — encoded protein: MSETKPGNQEICLAMLRDNDRDRYLASLLSPEDKRAALVALYAFNAELAKVRDLVHEPLPGEVRMQYWRDLLEGSAHGSTEANPVAAELLTAIEAHRLPRQTLINMIEARIFDLYDDPMESRSALEGYAGETASALIQLASLVLSPEDAAKSADAAGHAGVAQAIAGMLLLMPLHRHRGQVYIPLEILSATGLDRDSFLAGEDKARISAAIEAFAGLGRDHLAKARAATLPASVFPAFLPATIAEPVLKKAQKAGAGLFDQPLQSAQWRRQFAMTMAMMRKKI
- the yajC gene encoding preprotein translocase subunit YajC, translated to MFITPAFAQAATDTAASPFGSGFEMIILFVPLMVVWYFLLIRPQRAQAKKRADTLSAIRRGDQVVTAGGLVGKVTKVVDDKEVEVEIAEGVRVRVVRSGIADVRVKGEPVKADAA
- the trmFO gene encoding methylenetetrahydrofolate--tRNA-(uracil(54)-C(5))-methyltransferase (FADH(2)-oxidizing) TrmFO; this encodes MTKTSSHSPIHVIGGGLAGSEAAWQIANAGVPVVLHEMRGVRGTDAHKTDSLAELVCSNSFRSDDATSNAVGVIHAEMRMAGSLIMACADKHQVPAGGALAVDRDGFAEAVTKAIEEHPLVTVVREEVAGLPPKEWDQAIIATGPLTAPSLAEAIQAETGADALAFFDAIAPIVYRESIDMDICWYQSRYDKVGPGGTGKDYINCPMTEEQYNAFVDALIAGDTVGFKEWEGTPYFDGCLPIEIMAERGRETLRHGPMKPMGLTNAHNPTVKAYAVVQLRQDNALGTLYNMVGFQTKLKYGAQADIFRMIPGLENAEFARLGGLHRNTYINSPTLLDHSLTLKSRPGLRFAGQITGCEGYVESASVGLLAGRFAAAERKGEAVSLPPVTTALGSLLGHITGGHLVTDEEPGKRSFQPMNINFGLFPELQPGSIVKPEGVKRFRGKDKTIMKRQLIAKRALADCAAWLGQNVLLAESA